One Oncorhynchus keta strain PuntledgeMale-10-30-2019 chromosome 23, Oket_V2, whole genome shotgun sequence DNA segment encodes these proteins:
- the pask gene encoding PAS domain-containing serine/threonine-protein kinase isoform X2 — MSLWTESRWTENQGNPRAKGDTVSVVKDDSSDLLEDDSFVLNKSYPCVWRPLYKGQALERWRFPGSIAGDCQNPCSSVAMRDIQIPSRHGSGSHSQSDSLSTVSESDRTLLSLLTCAGGFALSGPPAVHNPNKAVLTVDCKSTKILAANVKACALFECTSNDLIGQKLSCFLKKTNQVLEEALSEGCLQTDGNVAVVSGKVLDAVSQCGTEVPVSVWTQRQSQEGQHCLVMMERVERISAHVSFSQDGIILSCDLVFAHLHGYKQTEELTGMPIREMIPSLQIPLHNCALPKMLRVQRVSSRCRGGTSLLLCIKLQGAVVCGKPQQLKDGLSCPEPQNTPGGPEDQQGSPVSSPVCRAPQPAHCENGKELSSGVKENSSLLSSGSGLVYSGTVWVFTPLSGLLTLHPDGSINSIHNHLSLSLLGFGNAELQGKDVTFLIPAFYDWFCGLENGAITPPQQPEGGLLHTDSSHPSNTDPSSLAGDMAVVQKAEQGRNFSTGKGRIFTGSSIRLEQQCCTPSTLDPPEVTATPMIRVDDTAELMKEAAQVALCPSQCDSGDDTHDLLQSFALVERGEVLCLSLTRPPTCSPGGQPLSGVGPGTPTMDECSRARPCRPTPYHAKGPQQLCDLSAMQDSSFEVISLGSRSSSGFCEKWAGCHGGSSPPAATSRTAQVVDSASCYLDLDTNGELVTRAMADLNLSGVLELLSVGGDDFSHTSVDTAELLRTPSPYVVESDQEEGPGCVEVQNSQLKGLAGEDERDQWAVFSVLHNVQSQDSRRMNGEIQLISDAPPNTSTPKKQQENECSMTPQHITEGSYDGSVYHRDGTRIEVQCEIRRAELHGARCVFCVWLSRPGQQESMLHHSGVYSNRASLQNSSSLSLGEAILEASRGGAGEALLSTLDLDHSRACDGQFSELYQPLHAVGKGAFGFVWQACRRSDGEKVVVKFIRKGRIVSECWVDDPVLGRVSQEVAILTRLTHHNIVKVLEVFENEGYFQMVMEKHGDGLDLFEFIDKQPQLDEPLASYIFRQLVAAVAYLRNKDILHRDIKDENIIINTEFHIRLIDFGSAVPLAPGKLFYTFCGTLEYCSPEVLKGNPYGGPELELWSLGVLLYTLLFGENPFCDMEETLQSKLKPPFPVSPDLHAMLSGMLQPDPQQRMTLEQLLLQPWICQPICLADYSWEEVFPYGKSHAPPQYHESVPGDFLGQGLYPDTRDDSSLPSDDDDERSMAAMTTELMKYLSDE; from the exons ATGTCGCTGTGGACTGAGTCCCGTTGGACAGAGAATCAAGGCAACCCTCGTGCTAAAGGGGACACCGTTTCTGTTGTCAAGGATGACTCCTCGGACCTCCTGGAGGATGACTCATTTGTCCTAAACAAGTCCTATCCATGTGTCTGGAGGCCACTGTACAAGGGCCAGGCTCTAGAACGCTGGCGGTTTCCTGGATCCATAGCAG GTGATTGTCAGAACCCCTGTAGCTCTGTGGCTATGAGAGACATTCAGATCCCCAGCCGGCATGGCTCAGGATCACACAGCCAGTCAGACTCGCTGTCCACTGTGTCTGAGTCAGACAGAACCCTGCTCAGCCTGCTGACCTGTGCAGGAGGCTTTGCGCTCTCAGGACCTCCAGCGGTCCACAACCCCAACAAGGCAGTCCTCACTGTAGACTGCAAAAGCACAAAG atattGGCTGCAAATGTGAAGGCATGCGCACTGTTTGAGTGCACCAGCAATGATCTGATTGGACAAAAGCTGTCCTGCTTCCTGAAGAAGACCAATCAGGTCCTGGAAGAAGCTTTAAGTGAGGGGTGTCTTCAGACAGATGGAAATGTAGCAGTGGTGTCTGGGAAAGTG TTGGATGCAGTGAGCCAGTGTGGTACTGAGGTCCCAGTGTCTGTATGGACCCAGAGACAGTCACAGGAAGGACAGCATTGCCTGGTCATGATGGAGCGTGTGGAGAGAATCTCAGCCCATGTCTCCTTCTCACAAGAC GGGATCATCCTGAGCTGTGACCTGGTCTTTGCCCATCTGCATGGTTACAAGCAGACGGAGGAGCTGACAGGGATGCCTATCAGAGAGATGATCCCCTCTCTACAGATCCCCCTCCACAACTGCGCTCTGCCCAAG ATGCTGAGGGTCCAGAGGGTGTCCAGTAGATGCAGGGGGggcacctccctcctcctctgtattAAACTCCAGGGGGCAGTGGTGTGTGGTAAACCCCAGCAGCTGAAGGATGGGTTGAGCTGCCCAGAACCCCAAAACACCCCTGGTGGCCCTGAGGACCAGCAGggttcccctgtctcctccccagtCTGCAGAGCACCACAGCCAGCACATTGTGAAAATGGAAAGGAACTGTCCTCTG GAGTTAAAGAGAAcagcagcctcctctcctctggttcggGGCTGGTCTATTCTGGGACGGTGTGGGTGTTCACCCCTCTCAGCggtctcctcaccctccaccctgATGGCTCTATCAACAGCATCCACAACCACCTGTCCCTCAGTCTCCTGGGCTTTGGGAACGCAGAGCTACAGGGGAAG GATGTCACGTTCCTGATTCCTGCTTTCTATGATTGGTTCTGTGGCTTGGAGAACGGTGCCATTACCCCACCCCAACAACCAGAGGGTGGGCTTCTACACACTGACTCATCACACCCTTCCAACACAG ACCCCAGCTCTCTGGCTGGTGACATGGCTGTGGTGCAAAAGGCAGAACAGGGGAGAAACTTCTCCACTGGGAAGGGCAGGATCTTCACTGGCTCCAGTATCAGACTGGAGCAGCAGTGCTGCACTccctccaccctggaccctccggAGGTTACCGCCACACCCATGATCAG GGTTGATGACACTGCAGAACTGATGAAAGAAGCTGCACAGGTGGCCCTGTGTCCCAGCCAGTGTGACAGTGGCGACGACACCCACGACCTGCTACAGTCCTTTGCCCTGGTGGAGAGAGGCGAGGTACTCTGCCTGTCACTCACTCGCCCTCCAACCTGTAGCCCAGGAGGGCAGCCCCTCAGTGGAGTGGGACCAG GCACTCCAACCATGGATGAGTGCAGCCGAGCACGGCCCTGCCGCCCTACCCCATACCATGCCAAAGGCCCCCAGCAGCTGTGTGACCTGTCAGCCATGCAGGACTCCAGCTTCGAGGTGATCTCCCTGGGCAGCCGCTCCTCCTCAGGGTTCTGTGAGAAGTGGGCTGGCTGTCATGGGGGATCCAGCCCGCCGGCGGCCACCTCCCGGACAGCCCAGGTTGTGGACTCGGCCAGCTGCTACCTGGACCTGGACACCAATGGGGAGCTGGTGACCCGGGCCATGGCCGACCTGAACCTGAGTGGAGTTCTAGAGTTGCTTAGTGTTGGAGGTGATGACTTCTCCCATACCTCGGTTGATACCGCCGAGCTCCTGCGTACCCCTTCGCCGTACGTGGTCGAGTCCGACCAGGAAGAGGGACCCGGCTGTGTGGAGGTCCAGAACAGTCAATTAAAAGGACTGGCGGGGGAGGACGAACGTGACCAGTGGGctgtgttctctgttctccacAACGTCCAAAGCCAGGACTCTAGACGGATGAATGGAGAGATCCAGTTGATCTCGGATGCCCCTCCCAACACCTCCACCCCTAAGAAGCAGCAGGAGAATGAGTGCTCCATGACCCCACAGCACATCACAGAGGGGAGCTATGATGGAAGTGTTTACCACAGGGATGGAACGAGAATCG aGGTGCAGTGTGAGATCCGTAGGGCTGAGCTTCATGGGGCtaggtgtgtgttctgtgtgtggcTGAGCAGGCCTGGACAGCAGGAGTCAATGttgcatcatagtggtgtctACAGCAACAGAGCTTCACTACAAAACTCATCCTCACTCAGTCTGGGAGAG GCGATCTTGGAGGCCAGCCGTGGCGGTGCCGGTGAGGCGCTGCTCTCCACTTTGGACCTGGACCATTCCCGTGCATGCGATGGGCAGTTCTCAGAGCTGTACCAGCCGCTCCACGCCGTGGGGAAAGGGGCCTTCGGCTTCGTGTGGCAGGCTTGCAGGCGCTCTGACGGAGAGAAG GTGGTGGTGAAGTTTATCAGGAAAGGAAGGATAGTGAGTGAATGCTGGGTGGATGACCCCGTGCTGGGCCGCGTCAGCCAGGAGGTCGCCATACTCACCCGCCTGACACACCACAACATCGTCAAG GTCCTGGAGGTGTTTGAGAACGAGGGTTACTTCCAGATGGTGATGGAAAAGCATGGGGATGGTCTGGACCTGTTTGAGTTCATAGACAAACAGCCCCAGCTGGATGAGCCTCTGGCCAGCTACATCTTTAGACAG TTGGTGGCAGCAGTGGCGTATCTGAGGAACAAAGACATCCTCCACCGGGACATCAAGGATGAGAACATCATCATTAACACAGAGTTCCACATCAGACTCATAGACTTTGGCTCTGCTGTCCCGCTGGCTCCAGGGAAGCTGTTCTACACCTTCTGTGGCACGCTGGAGTACTGCTCCCCAGAGGTGCTGAAGGGCAACCC CTACGGCGGTCCAGAGCTGGAGCTGTGGTCTCTGGGGGTGCTGCTCTACACATTGCTGTTCGGTGAGAACCCTTTCTGTGACATGGAGGAGACCCTGCAGTCCAAACTCAAGCCCCCCTTCCCTGTCTCTCCAG
- the pask gene encoding PAS domain-containing serine/threonine-protein kinase isoform X1, whose protein sequence is MSLWTESRWTENQGNPRAKGDTVSVVKDDSSDLLEDDSFVLNKSYPCVWRPLYKGQALERWRFPGSIAGDCQNPCSSVAMRDIQIPSRHGSGSHSQSDSLSTVSESDRTLLSLLTCAGGFALSGPPAVHNPNKAVLTVDCKSTKILAANVKACALFECTSNDLIGQKLSCFLKKTNQVLEEALSEGCLQTDGNVAVVSGKVLDAVSQCGTEVPVSVWTQRQSQEGQHCLVMMERVERISAHVSFSQDGIILSCDLVFAHLHGYKQTEELTGMPIREMIPSLQIPLHNCALPKMLRVQRVSSRCRGGTSLLLCIKLQGAVVCGKPQQLKDGLSCPEPQNTPGGPEDQQGSPVSSPVCRAPQPAHCENGKELSSGVKENSSLLSSGSGLVYSGTVWVFTPLSGLLTLHPDGSINSIHNHLSLSLLGFGNAELQGKDVTFLIPAFYDWFCGLENGAITPPQQPEGGLLHTDSSHPSNTDPCVYSGHPVPAASTVTHPIPTFPMGGQLQQDPSSLAGDMAVVQKAEQGRNFSTGKGRIFTGSSIRLEQQCCTPSTLDPPEVTATPMIRVDDTAELMKEAAQVALCPSQCDSGDDTHDLLQSFALVERGEVLCLSLTRPPTCSPGGQPLSGVGPGTPTMDECSRARPCRPTPYHAKGPQQLCDLSAMQDSSFEVISLGSRSSSGFCEKWAGCHGGSSPPAATSRTAQVVDSASCYLDLDTNGELVTRAMADLNLSGVLELLSVGGDDFSHTSVDTAELLRTPSPYVVESDQEEGPGCVEVQNSQLKGLAGEDERDQWAVFSVLHNVQSQDSRRMNGEIQLISDAPPNTSTPKKQQENECSMTPQHITEGSYDGSVYHRDGTRIEVQCEIRRAELHGARCVFCVWLSRPGQQESMLHHSGVYSNRASLQNSSSLSLGEAILEASRGGAGEALLSTLDLDHSRACDGQFSELYQPLHAVGKGAFGFVWQACRRSDGEKVVVKFIRKGRIVSECWVDDPVLGRVSQEVAILTRLTHHNIVKVLEVFENEGYFQMVMEKHGDGLDLFEFIDKQPQLDEPLASYIFRQLVAAVAYLRNKDILHRDIKDENIIINTEFHIRLIDFGSAVPLAPGKLFYTFCGTLEYCSPEVLKGNPYGGPELELWSLGVLLYTLLFGENPFCDMEETLQSKLKPPFPVSPDLHAMLSGMLQPDPQQRMTLEQLLLQPWICQPICLADYSWEEVFPYGKSHAPPQYHESVPGDFLGQGLYPDTRDDSSLPSDDDDERSMAAMTTELMKYLSDE, encoded by the exons ATGTCGCTGTGGACTGAGTCCCGTTGGACAGAGAATCAAGGCAACCCTCGTGCTAAAGGGGACACCGTTTCTGTTGTCAAGGATGACTCCTCGGACCTCCTGGAGGATGACTCATTTGTCCTAAACAAGTCCTATCCATGTGTCTGGAGGCCACTGTACAAGGGCCAGGCTCTAGAACGCTGGCGGTTTCCTGGATCCATAGCAG GTGATTGTCAGAACCCCTGTAGCTCTGTGGCTATGAGAGACATTCAGATCCCCAGCCGGCATGGCTCAGGATCACACAGCCAGTCAGACTCGCTGTCCACTGTGTCTGAGTCAGACAGAACCCTGCTCAGCCTGCTGACCTGTGCAGGAGGCTTTGCGCTCTCAGGACCTCCAGCGGTCCACAACCCCAACAAGGCAGTCCTCACTGTAGACTGCAAAAGCACAAAG atattGGCTGCAAATGTGAAGGCATGCGCACTGTTTGAGTGCACCAGCAATGATCTGATTGGACAAAAGCTGTCCTGCTTCCTGAAGAAGACCAATCAGGTCCTGGAAGAAGCTTTAAGTGAGGGGTGTCTTCAGACAGATGGAAATGTAGCAGTGGTGTCTGGGAAAGTG TTGGATGCAGTGAGCCAGTGTGGTACTGAGGTCCCAGTGTCTGTATGGACCCAGAGACAGTCACAGGAAGGACAGCATTGCCTGGTCATGATGGAGCGTGTGGAGAGAATCTCAGCCCATGTCTCCTTCTCACAAGAC GGGATCATCCTGAGCTGTGACCTGGTCTTTGCCCATCTGCATGGTTACAAGCAGACGGAGGAGCTGACAGGGATGCCTATCAGAGAGATGATCCCCTCTCTACAGATCCCCCTCCACAACTGCGCTCTGCCCAAG ATGCTGAGGGTCCAGAGGGTGTCCAGTAGATGCAGGGGGggcacctccctcctcctctgtattAAACTCCAGGGGGCAGTGGTGTGTGGTAAACCCCAGCAGCTGAAGGATGGGTTGAGCTGCCCAGAACCCCAAAACACCCCTGGTGGCCCTGAGGACCAGCAGggttcccctgtctcctccccagtCTGCAGAGCACCACAGCCAGCACATTGTGAAAATGGAAAGGAACTGTCCTCTG GAGTTAAAGAGAAcagcagcctcctctcctctggttcggGGCTGGTCTATTCTGGGACGGTGTGGGTGTTCACCCCTCTCAGCggtctcctcaccctccaccctgATGGCTCTATCAACAGCATCCACAACCACCTGTCCCTCAGTCTCCTGGGCTTTGGGAACGCAGAGCTACAGGGGAAG GATGTCACGTTCCTGATTCCTGCTTTCTATGATTGGTTCTGTGGCTTGGAGAACGGTGCCATTACCCCACCCCAACAACCAGAGGGTGGGCTTCTACACACTGACTCATCACACCCTTCCAACACAG ACCCCTGTGTATACTCTGGTCATCCTGTCCCTGCTGCTAGCACAGTCACCCATCCCATTCCCACATTCCCAATGGGAGGCCAACTTCAACAGG ACCCCAGCTCTCTGGCTGGTGACATGGCTGTGGTGCAAAAGGCAGAACAGGGGAGAAACTTCTCCACTGGGAAGGGCAGGATCTTCACTGGCTCCAGTATCAGACTGGAGCAGCAGTGCTGCACTccctccaccctggaccctccggAGGTTACCGCCACACCCATGATCAG GGTTGATGACACTGCAGAACTGATGAAAGAAGCTGCACAGGTGGCCCTGTGTCCCAGCCAGTGTGACAGTGGCGACGACACCCACGACCTGCTACAGTCCTTTGCCCTGGTGGAGAGAGGCGAGGTACTCTGCCTGTCACTCACTCGCCCTCCAACCTGTAGCCCAGGAGGGCAGCCCCTCAGTGGAGTGGGACCAG GCACTCCAACCATGGATGAGTGCAGCCGAGCACGGCCCTGCCGCCCTACCCCATACCATGCCAAAGGCCCCCAGCAGCTGTGTGACCTGTCAGCCATGCAGGACTCCAGCTTCGAGGTGATCTCCCTGGGCAGCCGCTCCTCCTCAGGGTTCTGTGAGAAGTGGGCTGGCTGTCATGGGGGATCCAGCCCGCCGGCGGCCACCTCCCGGACAGCCCAGGTTGTGGACTCGGCCAGCTGCTACCTGGACCTGGACACCAATGGGGAGCTGGTGACCCGGGCCATGGCCGACCTGAACCTGAGTGGAGTTCTAGAGTTGCTTAGTGTTGGAGGTGATGACTTCTCCCATACCTCGGTTGATACCGCCGAGCTCCTGCGTACCCCTTCGCCGTACGTGGTCGAGTCCGACCAGGAAGAGGGACCCGGCTGTGTGGAGGTCCAGAACAGTCAATTAAAAGGACTGGCGGGGGAGGACGAACGTGACCAGTGGGctgtgttctctgttctccacAACGTCCAAAGCCAGGACTCTAGACGGATGAATGGAGAGATCCAGTTGATCTCGGATGCCCCTCCCAACACCTCCACCCCTAAGAAGCAGCAGGAGAATGAGTGCTCCATGACCCCACAGCACATCACAGAGGGGAGCTATGATGGAAGTGTTTACCACAGGGATGGAACGAGAATCG aGGTGCAGTGTGAGATCCGTAGGGCTGAGCTTCATGGGGCtaggtgtgtgttctgtgtgtggcTGAGCAGGCCTGGACAGCAGGAGTCAATGttgcatcatagtggtgtctACAGCAACAGAGCTTCACTACAAAACTCATCCTCACTCAGTCTGGGAGAG GCGATCTTGGAGGCCAGCCGTGGCGGTGCCGGTGAGGCGCTGCTCTCCACTTTGGACCTGGACCATTCCCGTGCATGCGATGGGCAGTTCTCAGAGCTGTACCAGCCGCTCCACGCCGTGGGGAAAGGGGCCTTCGGCTTCGTGTGGCAGGCTTGCAGGCGCTCTGACGGAGAGAAG GTGGTGGTGAAGTTTATCAGGAAAGGAAGGATAGTGAGTGAATGCTGGGTGGATGACCCCGTGCTGGGCCGCGTCAGCCAGGAGGTCGCCATACTCACCCGCCTGACACACCACAACATCGTCAAG GTCCTGGAGGTGTTTGAGAACGAGGGTTACTTCCAGATGGTGATGGAAAAGCATGGGGATGGTCTGGACCTGTTTGAGTTCATAGACAAACAGCCCCAGCTGGATGAGCCTCTGGCCAGCTACATCTTTAGACAG TTGGTGGCAGCAGTGGCGTATCTGAGGAACAAAGACATCCTCCACCGGGACATCAAGGATGAGAACATCATCATTAACACAGAGTTCCACATCAGACTCATAGACTTTGGCTCTGCTGTCCCGCTGGCTCCAGGGAAGCTGTTCTACACCTTCTGTGGCACGCTGGAGTACTGCTCCCCAGAGGTGCTGAAGGGCAACCC CTACGGCGGTCCAGAGCTGGAGCTGTGGTCTCTGGGGGTGCTGCTCTACACATTGCTGTTCGGTGAGAACCCTTTCTGTGACATGGAGGAGACCCTGCAGTCCAAACTCAAGCCCCCCTTCCCTGTCTCTCCAG